A single genomic interval of Acidobacteriota bacterium harbors:
- the rodA gene encoding rod shape-determining protein RodA, with the protein MTKYLSFRDFDWALLAVTLVICGIGITEIYTATMSTKFAASALHVRQIYWVVAGVALMFLVSLINYEMLLENVHWFYIAALVSLVMVALFGRRYLGAKRWIMLPGGQHFQPSEWVKLILILALAKYFSDNVREEATVPDIVKAGLIAGVPFLLVLRQPDLGTALTFVPVLVMALFLGGIKFKHAAVIVIVAAMLAPLGWHYALKPYQKQRLSTFLNPEVDAQGSGYQINQSLIAVGSGGLWGKGTAKGTQTQGDFLPVPQTDFIFAAMAEEHGFVGCLFVLLLYFVLLMRLIHNAQTAPDRAGTLVVMGVVAILSFHLLVNVGMVVGYMPVTGIPLPLMSYGGSSVLFTFLALGLVNNIRMRRFVN; encoded by the coding sequence ATGACTAAATATCTATCCTTCCGCGATTTCGATTGGGCGCTGCTGGCGGTCACGCTGGTGATCTGCGGCATCGGCATCACCGAGATCTATACCGCGACCATGAGCACGAAGTTCGCTGCGAGCGCGCTGCACGTGAGGCAGATCTACTGGGTCGTAGCCGGGGTGGCGCTGATGTTCCTCGTCAGCCTGATCAACTACGAGATGCTGCTCGAGAACGTCCACTGGTTCTACATCGCGGCGCTGGTGTCGCTGGTGATGGTGGCGCTCTTCGGGCGGCGTTACCTGGGCGCAAAGCGCTGGATCATGCTGCCGGGAGGCCAGCACTTCCAGCCCTCGGAGTGGGTGAAGCTGATCCTGATATTGGCGCTGGCCAAATACTTTTCCGACAATGTGAGGGAAGAGGCCACGGTCCCGGATATCGTGAAAGCCGGACTGATCGCCGGCGTGCCCTTCCTGCTGGTGTTGCGCCAACCTGACCTGGGGACTGCACTCACCTTCGTCCCGGTCTTGGTGATGGCGCTGTTCTTGGGCGGGATAAAGTTCAAGCACGCGGCGGTGATCGTGATCGTGGCGGCGATGCTGGCGCCGCTGGGCTGGCACTACGCGCTCAAGCCTTACCAGAAACAACGCCTGAGTACGTTTTTGAACCCGGAGGTGGATGCGCAGGGCTCGGGGTACCAGATCAATCAATCCCTGATCGCGGTGGGTTCCGGAGGGTTGTGGGGGAAGGGCACGGCCAAGGGGACCCAGACGCAGGGCGACTTTTTGCCGGTCCCGCAGACCGACTTCATCTTCGCGGCCATGGCGGAAGAGCATGGATTTGTGGGCTGCCTGTTCGTCCTGCTGCTATACTTTGTTCTGCTGATGCGGTTGATACACAACGCCCAGACGGCGCCTGACCGCGCCGGGACGTTGGTGGTGATGGGGGTAGTGGCTATCTTGAGCTTCCACCTCCTGGTCAACGTCGGCATGGTGGTCGGGTATATGCCGGTCACCGGAATACCATTGCCGCTGATGAGTTACGGCGGTTCGTCGGTCCTGTTCACGTTCCTGGCGCTCGGGTTGGTCAACAACATCCGCATGCGCCGCTTCGTGAACTAG
- the mrdA gene encoding penicillin-binding protein 2 — translation MAERGEKVPQIKLTFVQYAILVIFVVLTMRLARLQVASRDEYLALAEQNRVRKMPILAPRGKILDREGRIIVDNYPSFSVLLLRESLKTNPPDIEKIADGLHMPAEEIRSRIRRFASQPPTQPMVLKDDVTPDELAFIEAHRNELSYLDTIMVHRRLYPKDGFMAHVIGYVGEVSEQMLNDPRYELYEPGDVVGRSGVEAQYNDWLMGQDGFRNVIVNSHGKEVGRKDETPATPGKQIKLTIDLDLQIAAEEALNATGKNGAVIAMDPRSGEILALVSRPVFDPNHFAVRIPRAEWNALLADPGKPLMNKATQAQLAPGSVFKIIMSVAGLQEGVAQKLRVNCPGGANFYGRYFKCWISAQHRGHGAINIHSAIPQSCDVFFYTLAERLGIGKIAKWATALGLGQRTGVDLPQEVAGVMPSEEWKAKYYKQKWYAGETISVGIGQGAVATTPIQLARAIGAINSGGMLRRPHVVDPGTQPEDFQGKYQQAMVTSRSEARVEIDPENWNTITDAMAAVVNPGGTAAASHLEGIDFAGKTGSAQVVSNDARKVLKGSQFKDNGWFAGVEPRRNPEIVVVVLMEEGEHGSAAAHLAAEVVKAYVDKRRKRATKVAQGASRPIEMAAVWSESSSGDESEAGEGGEHLHGGRFVIASGGEPKKPVRAAPGLADVNVIKPAGVLRYGKHGVVTGTVAAAGGGR, via the coding sequence GTGGCTGAGCGCGGCGAAAAAGTCCCACAGATAAAACTGACGTTCGTGCAGTACGCGATCCTGGTGATCTTCGTTGTGCTGACGATGCGGCTCGCGCGCTTGCAGGTGGCGAGCCGCGATGAATACCTGGCGCTGGCGGAGCAGAACCGCGTGCGCAAGATGCCCATCCTGGCGCCGCGCGGCAAGATCCTTGACCGCGAAGGCCGCATCATCGTAGACAACTATCCGTCATTTTCCGTGCTGCTGTTGCGCGAATCGTTGAAGACCAATCCTCCCGACATCGAGAAGATCGCCGACGGCCTGCACATGCCCGCGGAGGAGATCCGCTCGCGCATCCGGCGCTTCGCTTCGCAGCCGCCCACGCAGCCCATGGTGTTGAAAGACGATGTGACGCCCGACGAGCTGGCATTCATCGAGGCGCATCGCAACGAGCTCAGCTACCTCGACACCATCATGGTGCATCGCCGGCTGTATCCGAAAGACGGCTTCATGGCGCACGTGATCGGATACGTGGGCGAGGTCAGCGAGCAGATGCTCAACGATCCGCGTTACGAGCTCTACGAGCCGGGCGACGTGGTCGGAAGATCGGGCGTCGAGGCGCAATACAACGACTGGCTGATGGGGCAAGACGGTTTTCGCAACGTGATCGTCAACAGTCACGGCAAGGAAGTCGGGCGCAAGGACGAGACGCCGGCCACGCCGGGCAAGCAGATCAAGCTGACCATCGATCTCGACCTGCAGATCGCGGCGGAAGAAGCGCTGAACGCGACGGGGAAGAACGGCGCCGTCATCGCGATGGATCCGCGCTCGGGCGAGATCCTGGCGCTGGTCTCGCGGCCGGTCTTCGATCCCAATCATTTTGCGGTGCGCATCCCGCGGGCGGAGTGGAACGCGCTGCTCGCCGATCCGGGCAAGCCGCTGATGAACAAAGCCACGCAGGCACAGCTCGCTCCCGGCTCGGTCTTCAAGATCATCATGTCGGTGGCGGGATTGCAAGAAGGCGTGGCGCAGAAGCTGCGCGTGAACTGTCCCGGGGGCGCGAACTTCTACGGACGCTACTTCAAGTGCTGGATCTCGGCGCAGCATCGCGGACACGGCGCGATCAACATCCATAGCGCCATCCCGCAATCGTGTGACGTCTTCTTCTACACCCTGGCGGAGCGGCTGGGCATCGGCAAGATCGCGAAGTGGGCGACGGCGCTCGGCCTGGGACAGCGCACCGGCGTGGACCTGCCGCAGGAAGTGGCGGGCGTGATGCCGAGCGAAGAGTGGAAGGCGAAGTACTACAAGCAGAAGTGGTACGCGGGCGAGACCATCTCCGTGGGTATTGGGCAGGGAGCGGTGGCGACCACGCCCATCCAGCTCGCGCGCGCCATCGGCGCGATCAACTCGGGCGGCATGCTGCGGCGTCCGCACGTGGTCGATCCGGGAACGCAGCCGGAGGATTTCCAGGGGAAGTATCAGCAGGCGATGGTGACGAGCCGCTCGGAAGCGCGGGTCGAGATCGATCCGGAGAACTGGAACACCATCACCGACGCCATGGCGGCAGTGGTGAATCCGGGCGGCACGGCGGCGGCGTCGCATCTTGAAGGCATCGACTTTGCCGGCAAGACCGGGTCGGCGCAAGTCGTCTCGAACGATGCCCGCAAGGTGTTGAAAGGCTCGCAGTTCAAAGATAACGGATGGTTCGCGGGCGTGGAGCCGCGGCGTAATCCGGAGATCGTGGTGGTCGTGCTGATGGAAGAGGGCGAGCACGGCTCGGCCGCTGCCCACCTTGCCGCAGAGGTGGTCAAGGCTTACGTGGACAAGCGGCGCAAGCGCGCAACCAAGGTGGCGCAAGGCGCGAGCAGGCCCATCGAGATGGCGGCGGTGTGGTCCGAGAGTTCTTCTGGTGACGAAAGTGAAGCGGGCGAGGGGGGCGAGCACTTGCACGGTGGCAGGTTCGTGATCGCGAGCGGCGGCGAGCCAAAGAAGCCGGTCAGGGCGGCGCCGGGCTTGGCTGATGTCAACGTCATTAAGCCGGCCGGCGTCCTTAGGTACGGCAAGCACGGCGTGGTTACCGGAACCGTGGCTGCAGCCGGAGGCGGAAGGTGA
- a CDS encoding ribonuclease, with amino-acid sequence MSKELFVSSTPHETKVAIVEDDQLAEIYFERENEYTLAGSIYKGRVTRVLPGMQSAFVDLGLERDAFLYVTDFLEEQEDQEEFDHVALRTHERAPKEGDAAPPARAADLDPHHALPPAAVAEPGAGMGGRGERDRGDRGERQPLSNAATINEAGGDE; translated from the coding sequence ATGTCGAAAGAACTATTTGTCTCTTCCACGCCACACGAGACCAAAGTGGCCATCGTGGAAGACGATCAGCTCGCGGAGATTTATTTTGAACGCGAGAACGAATACACCCTCGCCGGGTCCATCTACAAAGGCCGAGTCACGCGCGTGCTTCCCGGCATGCAGTCGGCGTTCGTCGACCTCGGGCTGGAGCGCGATGCCTTCCTCTACGTAACCGATTTCCTCGAAGAACAAGAAGATCAGGAAGAGTTCGACCACGTGGCGCTGCGGACGCACGAGCGCGCCCCCAAGGAGGGCGACGCCGCGCCGCCGGCCCGCGCGGCTGACCTTGACCCACACCACGCGCTGCCTCCGGCAGCCGTGGCCGAGCCGGGCGCCGGTATGGGCGGTCGGGGCGAGCGCGACCGTGGAGATCGGGGAGAACGCCAGCCGCTGTCGAACGCGGCGACCATCAACGAGGCGGGCGGTGATGAGC